In a single window of the Pelagibacterium sp. 26DY04 genome:
- a CDS encoding VOC family protein, giving the protein MAVKRIVANIAAPQPQAARLFYADILGLAVAMDQGWILTFAAPEVQARPQISIASQGGSGTAVPDLSIEVDDFDSVLERVEAAGLTIEYGPQQEPWGVRRFYVRDPFGRLVNILTHSPS; this is encoded by the coding sequence ATGGCCGTCAAACGCATCGTCGCCAACATCGCCGCCCCGCAGCCGCAAGCGGCTCGGCTGTTTTATGCCGACATACTGGGGCTCGCGGTGGCGATGGATCAGGGATGGATCCTCACCTTCGCGGCGCCGGAGGTTCAGGCGCGGCCACAGATCAGCATCGCCAGCCAGGGCGGGTCGGGCACCGCGGTCCCCGATCTTTCCATCGAAGTCGATGATTTCGACTCGGTGCTGGAGCGGGTCGAGGCGGCAGGGCTGACCATCGAATATGGCCCGCAGCAGGAGCCTTGGGGCGTCAGGCGCTTCTATGTCCGCGATCCCTTCGGACGGTTGGTCAATATCCTCACGCATTCGCCTTCCTAG
- a CDS encoding DNA polymerase Y family protein, which yields MKSIGLRKKRYLALWLPLISTDRLHRQFRANGQKPADPLVVVARKGNVSTLVGADAPARAKGLVPGLKLADARARVARVDVVEHDEEADAKLVEAIADWCDRYSPFVAIEPPDGIVCDITGVAHLFGGEPGLIADMEGRLRMQGFSARIAIAGTSRAARALARFGGGGIAPPDAEAQWTATLRIEALECESKISLALHRAGLKRIADLAARPRQPLAARFGEAMTTALAQILGEVDLPITPRRPLPDFVAEQRFADPIGLRDDISLVLETLSERLCAQLHRHGQGGRCFEAAFFRADGKVTRIELLSGQPLKDAKSLRRLFDMRLEALTDPLDPGFGFDLIRLAALAGDDMPAAQSGLDGRAMAEVEVRDLTDRLSARFGAGSVTRFVPRNSHLPEQAVCEVAAISDERPAGVWRPGQSFGMPSRPLFLFHLPPNIEVIAEVPHGPPRRFRWRKAWFDILRAEGPERISPEWWHDADERDRDYFRIEDAKGRRFWVYRHGFYGAGSDPVRWYLHGIFP from the coding sequence ATGAAGAGCATCGGTTTACGCAAAAAGCGCTATCTCGCCCTGTGGCTGCCCCTCATTTCGACCGACCGGTTGCACCGTCAGTTCCGAGCCAATGGGCAAAAGCCGGCTGATCCGCTGGTGGTGGTCGCACGAAAGGGAAATGTTTCCACCCTGGTGGGCGCTGATGCTCCGGCCCGCGCCAAGGGCTTGGTTCCTGGTCTTAAGCTCGCGGATGCCCGGGCAAGGGTGGCGCGCGTCGACGTCGTCGAGCATGATGAGGAGGCCGATGCCAAGCTCGTTGAGGCAATCGCCGACTGGTGTGACCGCTACAGCCCCTTTGTCGCCATCGAGCCGCCCGATGGAATTGTCTGCGATATTACCGGAGTGGCGCATTTGTTCGGCGGGGAGCCAGGCCTTATCGCCGACATGGAGGGGCGTTTGCGCATGCAGGGCTTTTCCGCCCGCATCGCTATAGCCGGCACATCTCGGGCCGCTCGGGCCCTGGCACGCTTTGGTGGAGGTGGCATCGCCCCGCCCGACGCAGAGGCACAATGGACTGCGACCCTGCGGATCGAAGCGCTTGAATGTGAGAGCAAGATTTCTCTTGCCTTGCATCGTGCCGGCCTCAAAAGGATTGCCGATCTTGCGGCCCGGCCAAGACAGCCGCTGGCGGCGCGGTTCGGTGAGGCAATGACGACGGCTCTTGCCCAAATCCTGGGTGAAGTTGATCTGCCGATTACGCCGCGCCGGCCCTTGCCTGATTTCGTGGCGGAACAACGCTTTGCCGACCCAATCGGATTGAGGGACGACATTTCCCTGGTCCTCGAAACGCTTTCCGAGCGTCTGTGCGCACAACTTCACCGCCATGGGCAAGGCGGCAGGTGTTTCGAAGCTGCGTTCTTTCGGGCCGACGGCAAGGTCACGCGTATCGAATTGCTATCGGGCCAGCCCCTTAAGGATGCCAAATCGCTCAGGCGGCTTTTTGATATGCGTCTCGAAGCCCTGACGGATCCTCTCGACCCGGGGTTTGGTTTCGACCTGATCAGACTTGCCGCTCTTGCGGGTGATGACATGCCGGCAGCCCAGAGCGGGCTGGATGGCAGGGCAATGGCCGAGGTCGAAGTGAGGGATTTGACCGATAGGCTCAGCGCAAGATTCGGAGCGGGATCGGTGACCCGTTTCGTTCCCCGCAACAGCCACTTGCCTGAACAGGCAGTGTGTGAAGTTGCGGCCATTTCTGATGAAAGACCTGCCGGCGTTTGGCGTCCCGGGCAGTCGTTCGGGATGCCTTCTCGTCCGCTGTTTCTGTTCCATCTCCCGCCCAATATCGAGGTTATCGCCGAGGTTCCCCATGGCCCGCCCCGCAGGTTCCGGTGGCGGAAAGCCTGGTTCGACATCCTTAGGGCGGAAGGCCCGGAGCGCATATCGCCTGAATGGTGGCACGATGCCGATGAACGAGATCGCGATTATTTCCGCATCGAGGACGCAAAGGGACGCCGTTTCTGGGTGTACCGTCATGGGTTTTATGGAGCCGGGTCCGATCCGGTGCGCTGGTACCTGCACGGGATATTTCCATGA
- a CDS encoding aldose epimerase family protein, protein MARIVGSIAGEDVHEVVLTSASGVSVSILTYGALIRDWRVPVGETLRPVVLGFDDFSLYSDHSPYFGAIAGRVANRIGGAKFNLDGKTYSLPANEGANHLHGGPGGIAKKVWRIAEETGDRVKLTLTSPDGDMGYPGTLEMSVTYRLSGNRLEIDFAADTDRPTPVNIVQHNYFNLLGKGEVLDHRLAVSAGAYTQLGDGQIPTGTILPVHDTDLDFRVPRTLRSAGGEGQKIDFNFVLDTRRNIDKPVATVEAPDGSLTLKLFTDQPGLQIYNGWKLDVTVPGLDGASYPPFAGLCLEDQNFPDAINHPHFPSPVATPEKPYRHWCAIEIG, encoded by the coding sequence ATGGCACGAATCGTGGGATCGATCGCGGGGGAAGACGTTCATGAGGTGGTGCTCACCTCCGCGAGCGGGGTTTCGGTTTCGATCCTCACCTATGGCGCGCTGATCCGCGACTGGCGGGTGCCGGTGGGCGAAACGCTGCGGCCCGTGGTGCTCGGGTTCGACGATTTTTCACTTTATTCCGACCACAGCCCCTATTTCGGTGCCATTGCCGGGCGGGTTGCCAACCGCATCGGGGGCGCGAAGTTCAATCTCGATGGCAAGACCTACAGCCTGCCCGCCAATGAGGGTGCCAACCATCTCCATGGCGGACCGGGCGGGATCGCCAAAAAAGTCTGGCGCATCGCTGAAGAGACCGGCGACAGGGTCAAGCTCACGCTCACCAGCCCGGACGGGGATATGGGCTATCCCGGCACGCTGGAGATGTCAGTGACCTACCGGCTGTCGGGGAACCGGCTGGAGATCGATTTTGCCGCCGACACCGACAGGCCCACTCCGGTCAATATCGTCCAGCACAATTATTTCAACCTCCTGGGCAAAGGCGAGGTGCTCGACCACCGGCTGGCTGTTTCGGCGGGTGCCTATACCCAATTGGGGGACGGGCAGATCCCGACCGGGACGATCCTTCCGGTCCATGATACCGATCTCGATTTCCGCGTGCCGCGCACGTTGCGCAGTGCCGGGGGCGAAGGACAGAAGATCGATTTCAACTTCGTCCTCGATACCCGCCGGAATATCGACAAGCCGGTGGCAACAGTGGAGGCGCCGGACGGTTCGCTTACGCTCAAGCTCTTCACCGACCAGCCGGGGCTGCAAATCTACAATGGATGGAAGCTCGATGTGACGGTGCCGGGTCTCGACGGAGCCTCATACCCCCCGTTTGCCGGGCTTTGTCTCGAAGACCAGAATTTTCCCGATGCGATCAACCACCCCCATTTCCCCTCGCCGGTCGCAACGCCGGAAAAGCCTTACCGGCATTGGTGCGCCATCGAGATCGGGTGA
- a CDS encoding DNA repair protein — protein sequence MDAGPVDAALGGGLARGAVHEIFPTHAADIAAAAGFAAGLTLRASPQAPLLWIRHKRSEIETGALYAPGLAEMGLNANQMIVVHVSAIADGLRAGLEGMRCTGLGAVIIEAWGESKHFNLTASRKLALAAQESGVTGILLRALAEAEPSAAATRWQVEAALSSDPLGLPGRTTFSAHLLRQRKGLAGGQWTLEWSNEEHRFTQKALSRPVAAPHFDRPVAPSVPSQWAKAG from the coding sequence TTGGACGCCGGCCCGGTCGATGCCGCCTTGGGGGGCGGTCTGGCGCGAGGCGCGGTGCACGAGATCTTTCCCACCCATGCCGCCGACATCGCCGCGGCGGCCGGGTTTGCCGCAGGGCTTACCCTGCGCGCCTCCCCGCAAGCCCCGCTGCTTTGGATCCGCCACAAGCGCAGCGAGATCGAAACCGGAGCGCTTTATGCGCCGGGCCTTGCAGAGATGGGACTGAACGCAAACCAGATGATCGTCGTCCATGTAAGTGCCATCGCCGACGGTTTGCGCGCGGGGCTCGAAGGAATGCGCTGCACCGGACTTGGAGCGGTAATCATCGAAGCCTGGGGGGAATCGAAGCATTTTAACCTCACTGCAAGCCGTAAACTTGCGCTTGCTGCCCAAGAGAGCGGTGTCACGGGGATCCTCCTCCGGGCCCTGGCCGAAGCTGAGCCAAGCGCTGCGGCAACGCGTTGGCAGGTAGAGGCCGCGCTATCCTCCGATCCTTTAGGCCTGCCGGGTCGAACGACATTTTCGGCTCATCTGTTGCGACAGCGAAAAGGTCTGGCAGGTGGGCAGTGGACTTTGGAATGGAGCAATGAAGAGCATCGGTTTACGCAAAAAGCGCTATCTCGCCCTGTGGCTGCCCCTCATTTCGACCGACCGGTTGCACCGTCAGTTCCGAGCCAATGGGCAAAAGCCGGCTGA
- a CDS encoding error-prone DNA polymerase, with translation MSFYAELVTASNFSFLRGASHPQDLVLTALLLGHGGMGIADRNSVAGVVRAYAALADLRKGIRLVDKMREGSGPGEYVLVERHPDIDFPFTLAELQERAKRFKLAVGARLVFVDGTPDIVAYPQDREAWGRLCRLLTLGNRKAEKGDCILRLEDLLHWCAGLSLIVLPPENPDDVRGVLERLGRAACDVWLGAACGYKTHDARRLARLSAIASAHRVPLLATNDVLYHVAGQRDVQDILTCIREKVTIDKAGTVLQANAERHLKLPEEMQRLFAAFPNAVAETERFLQMIDFSLDQLKYEYPQEPVPPDKTAQEHLENLTWSRAEWRYPEGIPQKVRAQIQSELALIGELNYATYFLTIYDIVRVAQDKKILCQGRGSAANSAVCYALGITAVDPAEHQLLFARFLSKNRGEPPDIDVDFEHERREEIIQHIYETYGRHRAGIAATVISYRPRSAIREVGKALGLTEDITSRIASTVWGSWSDEKLPDKHIAQAGLDPSNPNILRAVKLATRLLGFPRRLSQHVGGFVLTQNRLDEYVPVANAAMDDRTFIEWDKDDIDRVGMLKVDVLGLGMLTCIRKAFDLIETHYKRKLELADIKSDNPDDPEVAGVFDMLCEGDSIGVFQVESRAQINMLPRLKPRKFYDLVIQVAIVRPGPIQGDMVHPYLRRRSGEEDIEYPEPGPPHDKDELRNVLERTKGVPLFQEQAMQLAMVAAEFTEDEANGLRKAMATFRHNGTIGQFEKMMVTRMIARGYKPEFAQRCFNQIKGFGDYGFPESHAASFAKLVYVSAWIKKYYPDVFACALLNSQPMGFYAPAQIVRDAREHGVEVLPVDVNFSFHDNTLEKGSGDKWALRIGFRQMDGFKKEWSAKLIERRKGGYESVDDLWQRSGLPNRALTLLADADAMGSMGLDRRESAWNVRRLPQDDPLPLFAAAEGRELGDEPEMGLPAMPLSEQVIADYQTIRLSLKAHPMSFLREKFSADGVVTCKGLEDVPDGRKVLVAGVVLIRQRPGKGNAIFLTIEDETGIANGLMWASRFEKYRREIMASRLAVIEGEVQKSKEGVIHVMASAIYDRSDLLDGLAMSQGGEGGVPQRLHGHPRNARMVPKSRDFH, from the coding sequence ATGAGCTTTTATGCTGAACTGGTGACCGCCAGCAATTTCTCCTTTCTGCGCGGCGCCTCCCATCCGCAGGATCTCGTGCTCACAGCCCTCCTGCTGGGCCATGGCGGCATGGGTATTGCCGACCGCAACTCGGTGGCGGGGGTGGTGCGCGCCTATGCGGCGCTTGCGGATTTGCGCAAGGGCATCCGGCTTGTCGACAAGATGCGTGAAGGCTCGGGACCGGGAGAATATGTGCTTGTGGAACGCCATCCCGATATCGATTTTCCGTTCACCCTTGCCGAGCTGCAGGAGCGGGCAAAGCGCTTTAAGCTCGCGGTCGGAGCGCGGCTGGTTTTTGTCGACGGGACGCCCGATATCGTCGCCTATCCTCAGGACCGGGAGGCTTGGGGGCGGCTGTGCCGCCTTCTGACGCTCGGAAATCGCAAGGCCGAAAAGGGCGATTGCATCTTAAGGCTCGAGGATCTTTTGCACTGGTGCGCCGGGCTCAGTCTTATCGTGCTGCCGCCTGAAAATCCTGATGACGTGCGTGGGGTTCTCGAGCGTCTTGGGAGGGCGGCGTGCGATGTGTGGCTGGGAGCGGCATGTGGATACAAAACCCATGACGCGCGTCGCCTGGCCCGTCTAAGCGCTATTGCATCTGCACATCGGGTGCCGCTTCTTGCCACCAATGACGTGCTCTACCATGTGGCCGGTCAACGGGATGTGCAGGATATTCTCACCTGTATCCGCGAGAAGGTGACGATCGACAAAGCCGGCACGGTGCTGCAAGCCAATGCCGAGCGGCATCTCAAGCTGCCGGAAGAGATGCAACGCCTCTTTGCCGCTTTTCCCAATGCTGTCGCCGAGACCGAACGGTTCCTCCAGATGATCGATTTTTCCCTCGATCAACTGAAATATGAATACCCCCAGGAGCCGGTGCCGCCTGACAAAACGGCGCAAGAGCATCTGGAAAACCTGACATGGAGTCGGGCGGAGTGGCGCTATCCCGAAGGCATTCCCCAAAAGGTGAGAGCCCAGATCCAAAGCGAACTCGCGCTGATCGGGGAACTCAATTACGCGACCTATTTCCTGACTATATACGACATCGTGCGGGTGGCGCAGGACAAGAAAATCCTCTGTCAGGGGCGCGGATCGGCGGCCAATTCGGCGGTGTGCTATGCCTTGGGCATCACGGCGGTGGACCCGGCCGAGCATCAATTGCTGTTCGCCCGGTTCCTGTCGAAAAACCGTGGCGAGCCGCCCGATATCGACGTCGATTTCGAGCATGAGAGGCGCGAGGAGATCATCCAGCACATCTACGAGACCTATGGCCGGCACCGGGCTGGAATCGCCGCGACGGTGATCAGCTACCGTCCGCGTTCGGCCATTCGCGAGGTGGGCAAGGCGCTTGGACTGACCGAGGACATCACCTCCCGCATCGCCTCGACCGTCTGGGGAAGCTGGAGCGACGAGAAACTGCCCGATAAGCATATCGCTCAAGCCGGGCTCGACCCATCCAATCCCAACATCCTGCGGGCGGTGAAACTCGCCACGCGGCTCCTGGGTTTTCCGCGTCGTCTCTCCCAGCACGTCGGTGGATTTGTCCTCACTCAGAACCGGCTCGATGAATATGTTCCCGTCGCCAATGCGGCCATGGATGACCGTACATTCATCGAATGGGACAAGGACGATATCGACAGAGTGGGGATGCTCAAGGTCGACGTGCTCGGGCTGGGCATGCTGACCTGCATTCGCAAGGCATTCGATCTGATCGAAACCCATTACAAGCGAAAACTGGAGCTGGCCGATATCAAATCGGACAATCCAGACGATCCGGAAGTGGCCGGGGTTTTCGACATGCTGTGTGAGGGCGATTCCATCGGGGTCTTCCAAGTGGAGAGCCGGGCGCAGATCAACATGCTGCCAAGGCTCAAACCGCGAAAGTTCTATGACCTCGTAATCCAGGTCGCGATCGTCAGGCCCGGACCGATCCAGGGCGACATGGTCCATCCCTATCTTCGGCGGCGGAGCGGGGAGGAAGATATCGAGTATCCCGAACCCGGTCCGCCCCACGACAAAGACGAATTGCGCAATGTTCTGGAACGGACCAAGGGCGTGCCGCTGTTTCAGGAACAGGCCATGCAACTGGCGATGGTGGCGGCGGAATTTACCGAGGACGAGGCCAACGGCTTGCGCAAGGCCATGGCCACCTTCCGCCATAACGGCACCATAGGCCAATTCGAAAAGATGATGGTCACCCGCATGATCGCGCGCGGCTACAAGCCCGAATTCGCCCAGCGCTGTTTCAACCAGATCAAGGGGTTCGGCGATTACGGCTTTCCCGAAAGCCATGCGGCGAGCTTTGCCAAGCTGGTCTATGTTTCGGCCTGGATCAAGAAATACTACCCCGACGTTTTTGCCTGCGCGCTTTTGAACTCCCAGCCGATGGGCTTTTATGCACCGGCCCAGATCGTGCGCGATGCGCGTGAGCATGGGGTCGAGGTGCTGCCGGTCGACGTCAATTTCAGCTTCCATGACAATACACTGGAAAAAGGAAGTGGGGATAAGTGGGCGCTCAGGATCGGTTTTAGGCAGATGGACGGGTTCAAAAAGGAGTGGAGCGCAAAGCTCATCGAACGGCGGAAAGGGGGGTACGAATCGGTCGATGATCTCTGGCAGCGCTCCGGTCTGCCCAACCGGGCGCTGACGCTTTTAGCCGATGCGGACGCCATGGGATCGATGGGGCTCGACCGGCGCGAATCGGCTTGGAATGTCAGGCGTTTACCCCAGGATGATCCTCTACCGCTGTTCGCAGCGGCCGAAGGGCGCGAACTGGGGGATGAGCCCGAAATGGGTCTGCCGGCCATGCCGCTTTCCGAGCAGGTGATCGCCGACTATCAGACAATAAGGCTCTCGCTCAAAGCCCATCCCATGAGCTTCCTGCGGGAGAAATTTTCCGCCGATGGCGTGGTCACCTGCAAGGGGCTCGAGGACGTGCCGGACGGGCGAAAGGTGCTGGTGGCCGGGGTCGTTCTGATCCGCCAGCGGCCCGGCAAGGGCAATGCCATTTTCCTGACGATCGAGGACGAAACCGGCATTGCCAACGGGCTGATGTGGGCGAGCCGGTTCGAGAAGTATCGCCGGGAAATCATGGCTTCTCGCCTGGCCGTGATCGAGGGGGAGGTGCAAAAGAGCAAGGAGGGGGTGATCCATGTTATGGCCAGCGCAATTTATGATCGCTCGGATCTGCTCGATGGGCTGGCCATGTCCCAGGGGGGCGAGGGAGGTGTGCCGCAAAGACTGCATGGTCATCCGCGCAATGCGCGGATGGTGCCCAAATCGCGCGATTTCCACTGA
- a CDS encoding cisplatin damage response ATP-dependent DNA ligase has product MKAFAKLLETLALTPSRNRKIAALTEYFAATPDPDRGYALAVLTGALSFDAVKAGRLKEVVLAEVDPHLFALSYDYVGDLGETIALIWPHKASPGKVDTGFSSGLAPEKGSTRPLPRLSELVEILNTTAKSELPGLIAELLTNAEINERWALVKLTTGALRIGISARLAKTALAQMSGTELKDIEEVWHGLKMPYEDLFAWLEGRGDKPAVDHATRFHPLMLSNPIDEDKDFAALDPKDFAAEWKWDGIRVQLILGEGTASLFSRTGDDIAAAFPDLIDNAFGHGVLDGELLVGHELEPAPFNALQQRLNRKTASEKLMADYPAFMRVYDMLFDGNRDIRALSWTERRERLEKFFARTPQTRLDLSPTLEFSDWQDLGATRRKGADESGHEGVMIKRRDAPYVPGRPLGIWYKWKRDPNLVDAVLMYAQRGHGKRSSFYSDFTFGAWRGNELVPIGKAYFGFTDAELKELDKWVRSHTTASFGPVREVEKSLVFEVAFDSAQASTRHKLGVALRFPRINRIRWDKPAAEAARLSEVEALIPAT; this is encoded by the coding sequence ATGAAGGCGTTCGCCAAGCTCCTCGAAACGCTTGCCCTCACCCCCTCGCGCAATCGCAAGATCGCAGCGCTGACCGAGTATTTCGCCGCAACCCCCGATCCCGATCGCGGCTATGCGCTGGCGGTTCTGACCGGAGCGCTGAGCTTCGATGCGGTGAAGGCGGGGCGATTGAAAGAGGTGGTGCTGGCCGAGGTCGATCCGCATCTGTTCGCGCTGTCCTATGATTATGTGGGGGATCTGGGGGAGACGATCGCGCTGATCTGGCCGCATAAAGCAAGTCCAGGAAAAGTGGATACCGGTTTTTCGTCCGGACTTGCGCCGGAAAAAGGGAGCACGCGCCCGCTGCCACGGTTGTCCGAGTTAGTGGAAATTCTCAACACCACGGCGAAGTCCGAACTGCCCGGCCTGATCGCCGAGCTTTTGACCAATGCCGAGATCAACGAGCGCTGGGCACTGGTGAAGCTCACCACCGGGGCCCTGCGCATCGGCATTTCGGCGCGGCTGGCCAAGACCGCGCTGGCCCAGATGAGCGGGACCGAATTGAAGGACATCGAGGAGGTCTGGCACGGACTCAAAATGCCCTATGAGGATTTGTTCGCCTGGCTCGAGGGGCGTGGGGACAAACCCGCCGTCGATCATGCGACGCGCTTTCATCCGCTGATGCTGTCCAACCCCATCGATGAAGACAAGGATTTTGCCGCACTCGACCCGAAAGATTTCGCGGCCGAGTGGAAGTGGGATGGGATCAGGGTGCAACTGATCCTTGGGGAAGGAACCGCATCGCTGTTTTCCCGTACCGGCGACGACATCGCGGCGGCGTTTCCCGACCTGATCGACAATGCCTTCGGGCATGGAGTGCTCGATGGAGAGTTGCTGGTCGGGCACGAGCTCGAACCCGCGCCTTTCAATGCGCTCCAGCAGCGGCTCAACCGCAAGACGGCGAGCGAGAAGCTGATGGCCGATTATCCGGCCTTCATGCGGGTCTATGACATGCTGTTCGATGGTAACCGGGATATCCGCGCCCTGTCCTGGACCGAGCGACGGGAGCGGCTGGAAAAGTTCTTTGCCAGGACGCCGCAGACCCGGCTCGATCTTTCGCCCACCCTCGAATTTTCCGATTGGCAGGATTTAGGAGCGACCCGGCGTAAGGGTGCCGATGAGAGCGGGCATGAAGGGGTAATGATCAAGCGCCGCGATGCTCCTTACGTGCCCGGACGTCCGCTGGGCATCTGGTACAAATGGAAGCGCGATCCTAATTTGGTCGACGCGGTGCTGATGTATGCCCAGCGCGGGCATGGCAAGCGCTCGTCCTTTTATTCCGATTTCACCTTCGGCGCCTGGCGCGGCAACGAATTGGTGCCGATCGGCAAGGCCTATTTCGGTTTCACCGATGCTGAATTGAAGGAGCTCGACAAATGGGTGCGCTCGCATACGACGGCAAGCTTCGGGCCGGTCCGCGAGGTGGAGAAATCGCTGGTGTTCGAAGTGGCTTTCGACAGCGCCCAGGCCTCCACCCGGCACAAATTGGGAGTGGCTTTGCGCTTTCCGCGCATCAACCGCATCCGCTGGGACAAGCCCGCCGCCGAGGCGGCGCGCCTGTCGGAGGTAGAAGCCCTGATCCCGGCGACTTAG
- a CDS encoding ligase-associated DNA damage response exonuclease: protein MPPASQILDRNLHIRRIDTYVDPVAPRERAIITHGHADHARPGHGKVLATADTIAIMQARYGDDCAGAFQAVDYGEPIRIEDVTVTLYPAGHILGSAQLLIEIGGQRVVVTGDYKRLPDKTAQAFELVPCDLLVTEATFALPVFQHPHPADEITRLLASMRDHPERAHLIGAYALGKAQRVISLLREAGYDRPIYLHGAMLRLCALYQERGIALGDLRHATEASKADLAGAVVIAPPSALKDRWSRRLPDPVLAMASGWMSVKQRARQRGVELPLVISDHVDWPELLETIADTGAQTVWVTHGREDALVYQCRKNGLVAEPLNIQGYEDEGEEE from the coding sequence ATGCCTCCAGCCAGCCAGATCCTCGACCGCAATCTTCATATCCGGCGCATCGACACCTATGTCGATCCGGTCGCGCCGCGCGAACGCGCCATCATCACCCATGGCCATGCCGATCACGCAAGGCCGGGACACGGCAAGGTGCTGGCCACCGCCGACACCATCGCCATCATGCAGGCACGGTACGGGGACGATTGCGCCGGCGCGTTCCAGGCCGTCGACTATGGCGAGCCGATACGAATCGAGGACGTAACGGTCACGCTCTATCCGGCCGGCCACATCCTGGGCTCTGCCCAGCTGCTGATCGAAATCGGCGGGCAGCGCGTGGTGGTGACCGGAGACTACAAACGCCTGCCCGACAAGACGGCGCAGGCGTTCGAGCTTGTCCCCTGCGATCTCTTGGTGACCGAAGCAACCTTCGCCCTGCCGGTGTTCCAGCACCCCCATCCCGCTGACGAGATCACCCGGCTATTGGCCTCCATGCGCGACCATCCCGAGCGGGCGCATCTGATCGGGGCCTACGCGCTGGGTAAGGCCCAGCGGGTGATTTCGCTGCTGCGTGAAGCCGGGTATGACAGGCCGATCTATCTGCACGGGGCCATGCTGCGGCTTTGCGCGCTCTACCAGGAACGCGGAATCGCGCTGGGGGATTTGCGGCACGCGACCGAAGCGAGCAAGGCTGACCTCGCCGGCGCCGTGGTGATCGCCCCGCCCTCGGCACTCAAGGACCGCTGGAGCCGGCGGCTGCCCGATCCGGTCCTCGCCATGGCTTCGGGCTGGATGAGCGTGAAACAACGGGCCCGCCAGCGCGGGGTGGAGCTGCCGCTGGTGATTTCCGACCATGTCGATTGGCCCGAACTGCTTGAAACCATCGCCGATACCGGGGCGCAGACGGTGTGGGTGACTCATGGACGCGAGGACGCGCTGGTCTACCAATGCCGCAAGAATGGTCTGGTTGCCGAGCCACTCAACATCCAGGGCTATGAGGATGAGGGGGAGGAGGAATGA